Proteins from a genomic interval of Centroberyx gerrardi isolate f3 chromosome 23, fCenGer3.hap1.cur.20231027, whole genome shotgun sequence:
- the rnaseka gene encoding ribonuclease kappa-A, whose protein sequence is MAFLICGPKLATCGIVISIWGVIMLAMLGIFFQTHSAVLIEDVPLSEGDIHGDKNPPQSIYNLYNKVGYNCFIAAGIYVLVGAFSFCQVKLNKRKEYLVH, encoded by the exons ATGGCGTTTTTGATTTGCGGTCCCAAACTTGCCACTTGTGGGATTGTCATCAGCATATGGGGAGTCATCATGTTG GCAATGCTGGGGATATTCTTCCAAACGCATTCAGCGGTGCTGATTGAAGATGTGCCTCTGAGTGAAGGAGACATCCATGGAGA TAAGAACCCTCCCCAGAGCATCTACAACCTCTACAACAAGGTCGGCTACAACTGTTTCATAGCAGCTGGTATCTACGTTTTGGTGGGAGCCTTCTCCTTCTGCCAAGTCAAACTCAACAAGCGGAAG GAGTACCTGGTGCATTAG